The following DNA comes from Kluyveromyces lactis strain NRRL Y-1140 chromosome E complete sequence.
GTGTTCGATCACTGGGCCACTCTAGGTACTGACCCATTGGACCCATCCACCAAGGCTGGTGAAATTGTCTTGGCTGCTAGAAAGAGACAAGGTatgaaggaagaagttCCAGGCTGGCAAGAATACTACGATAAGTTGTAATCAAGCTCTTATTGTAGTCTCTCGTTCTCCTTCAATGGAATTTTATATTTGTACAAATACACTCATACCTTATTTTGTATAGCTCCTATCTTAGAAGTCTTTTAATCAGTAAGTATACTTTAATGCAATATACTAACatataaacaaaaaaataagaacaCGTAGTCCATTTCTATTTTCAAAATGGAGAACGATGGGAAGcatttccatttcttttcatcgtGAAATTCGATTCTTTCCCCTTTTCTAACCCATCTGATGTGCTCGGCGTAGTTATGAGCTTGAtctaatttcttttatatttttgtttacattCACGTaaagatcaagaaattaTATCATGGAAGATGAAAAACCTAATCATCGCTGTGCCTGATAGAAGAAATACATAATAGAGGTGATTCCAGGCTGTTCTTACGAGAGCCATTCATAGGGTGTCACATACTTTTGATATCTCCCTCAGTTACAAATGTCCATTCCTAGTGATGCGAAACAGCTTTATGCTGAATTCCTTCAGCAAGAGGTAAACCAGAGTACATCAGCTCATCAAGAAAAGTTAGTGATGGTCTTGAACAGAGCATTGTTTGCCTTAAAGAATTATCCCGACCCTATATATCATCCTAAAGATCTCCTTAAAGTTAAAGGTATTGGACAGACTACTATGAATAAATTATCGAAGCGCCTAAAAACGTATTGCGAAGAGAATGGATATTCTTTCCCTGAGGAGTCAAGCTCAACGGATAACACACAGTCCACTCAGAATGACAGCAACCCCAGTAATACCCAGAAAACAAGAGTACGAACCTTAGAGCCAGAGGAAAATGAAAGCCAGGGTACTAGGAAACGTCGCAAGAAAAAATACATTCCCCGGAATAGAAGCGGCGGTTATGGCATTTTGCTAGGCCTATTAGAATTGGGATGTGATAAGGATGGGACGGCTTGCACACGTAGACAACTTATAGCTGTTGCATCAAAATATTGTGATCAGAGTTACGAGAAAAATCCGTCCACCAAAGAGTTTTATAGCGCCTGGAGCGCcatcaaatcattgaaaactAATGATTTAGTAATAGAACAAGGAAGGCCATCTCAATTCAGCCTAACGGAAGCAGGCACTATATTAGCAGATAGTTTGAAGACAGCCAACAATATTGAGTTTGATGTGTCAAGTGTATACGAGAGGCGACTTAACAGGGGCAACACTCAGAATTCTTTTACAAATGATGAACATGATCATACGGTGAACTTTAGCGGACTTATGAATCACGCAAATATGTCTATCAACGAAAGTGCtaattcttcaagattGTTTCTTGATGCAACGGCAAACTCCAGCAGAATTGAGCAGAATGAAGAACCTGAGGTTTCGGCAGAAATTTCAACACCTATACCAAAGCAAAAGGTATCAAAAGGTCGTTGGAAAGGCGTAAAATACGAGCTCTGGAAACCAGACAGTTACGACATAATTTTACATATTGATCATCGTGAAGTGAGATCGAAAGAAGATAGAGGGTTTTTTGCGAGGAAGCTGTTGCAACGGGGGATAGAAACTGAATCCTCGAGTCTCACGGTGGGCGACATGATATGGCTTGCAAAGCATAAACAATCAGGGCAACAGTGCGCGTTAGATTTCATTGTGGAACGTAAACGATTAGATGATTTGGTTATTAGTATAAGAGACAACAGGTTTTCGGAGCAGAAGAACAGGCTACAGAAGACAGGATGCAAGCACATATTTTACCTCGTGGAAGAGACTACTGGTTATAATGTCAGTGACAGTGCTGATATGATGAAAACGAGTATTTGGACTACAGTAATTTATAATGATTTCCATATTAAACGAACCAGGAATGCTGACACAACCGTGCAATGGCTCACTGATATGTCGTTAATCATCAAAGAGCTTTATTCAAGAAAGTCTCTTGTTGTAATAAACCATGATCATATCACTAATCAGAGCATATACTTAACctcattgaagatgttcCGAACAGAGttcgaaagaaataaagaaattgaatgtTGTCATAACTATGAATCAATGCAATCAGCCATGGTAAAAACAAACCTTATGACGGTAAAGGAACTTTATCTTCGCGCTCTTATGTCAGTTAAAGGTATCTCACTGGAAAAAGCACTAATGATTCAATCCAGATATCCAACGTTCAAAACTCTACTAAAAGCTTATAGAAGATGTGCAGCAGAAGCAGATGCAAAAACATTGATACAAAATGAACTCAAAGATGCACCAGGTAACAGGAAGATAGGAAAATCACTGTCACATACTTTATGGGAAACTTTTGGTAAACTGTGAACTACAAAAATAATACAATCTCATTATttaatgataatttctATAAATGAAGTGGACATCCACGCCATTTTCGAACACTTGACCTATTTCTTCAAGTGATAAACCTTTCACCTCCGGGTACCAAATATAAACGAACAGCCAATTGAATATAGTAAATAAGGCAAAGAGTAGCATCGTATTTTCGTTTCCAATCCTATCTGTGATAGTTAAATAAGTCAAAGACAACACAGAGTTAGTCAACCAATTAGTACAGGAAATCATAGATCCGCCCACAGCTCTTCGGTTCAGGGGTAAAAATTCGACACTGCTCCACGGTACTACTCCCATACCAGTAGCGTAAGCACCAACATAAACAATCACAGATACAACCAATAGCGCTAGGTTATTCAATTCGAAACCAACAGAACATAATAACAAACCTACTGTCATAATCCATATAGTCATGAGTAGCAAGGTTCTTTTTCCCATCGTGTCAATCAACTTCATTGCTAGTAaggtgaaagaaaaatttgtAAACGCAACGATGATTGCCGGAACTAAAGGATTGGTAAATCCTACTTGCTCGAAAATCGTTGCGGAATAATACATGAATGCGTTGAAGCCACTTGTCTGTTGAAAAAACATTAACACACAGCCAATGATTAAGGCTCGTTTACTTTTTCCCTCCCATCTATGTCTTTTTTTACCTAGTTGCTCATTGTAGTACGTAGCACCCAAAGAAGATCTTCCAGTTCTTGTTGATGCAAcgcttcttcttttgttcacAGGGAAAAGCAATGGATCGGTCTCATCATTATGGTATCTTAGTTTATTCAAATCACTAGTCAATTTTCTTAACTTATGCCGTATTTCAGGAACCGTCGCAGCAGGGTACACCTTATGCAGTGCCAATTCTGCCTCCACCAGTCTTGATTTAGATAATAACCATCTGGGAGATTCTGGAATAAAATCTAATGTCAACAGAAATACAATTGCTGGGATGGATCCTAGGGCGAAGAGATATCGCCAGGCTGCAGTTGATTGAGGGTGGTCATTGTCAATCATGAAATATGCAATGACATACGCCGCAAATTGCCCGCCAGTGATACTTATAGAGTTTAACGTAAGCATGGTGCCTCTTATCTTTGCCGGTGAAATTTCCGTTAAATATATTGGAATGCATTGAGCTGCGATGCCAACGGCTATACCAACGACCAGCCTACCGGTGACTAACATCTCGAAAGTGTAAGAAACTGCCATTAGCATCGATGAGGCAGCAAAAATGATGCAACAAACCGTTAACGTGTGTTTCCTACCGCATCTGTCAGCCAAGGGGAATGCTATTATCGATCCTATGAATGAACCAGCACATGTTATAGAAGTGATTATTTCCTTTTGCCAAATTTCCAAACTATGAAAGTTTAAATCCTTTGGATTCATTGCTATTAAAACCCCAGAAATTACACCAGTATCGTAACCGAAAAGCATCCCACCAATTGTCGAACTAACAAACATAATACCCGTCCTCCATGTGAATGGGTATGGTCGttgttcaatatcattTGCAGTGGTGGTGGTCATCTGAGAGAAAGTGGAGTACAAATCCGAATACACATCTTCGACACTGCTATCTCGCTGCGGTGAGGAAGATCGTACAATATCGTCCACCATAATACGGTACCAGGTTAAGAGAATATATGCTGGATTTTGCTGTCCAACGGATTGTAAGAACGCCGCTCTATGAACAGATCGGTGGGATATTACAGCAAGTGTTTAAAGTTTGTAAATCTTTGTTCGAGCCTTGGAGTCAGAAAATGGTTTAAATCCCATTCGGTAATTTAAAGTGTCATTTACTATATTAAGACattaaaatgaaaagagGACAAACAACATCTCCAATGACAGTAACTTCTCGAAACTACTTGTAATATCCATAACGAAACAACCGTTATGTAAAAATATACCTAACTTATATCCTACCAAGAATCTTGCTGCACTTTATGTACCTTGCTCCACAACTATTCTCAACCGAAGGGTACATTGACTATTAGCCTAGAGTCAGCAGGcctaaaaaaaaacaaggTCAAGCTTGCAGCATATTTGAGTGATACGCACTCAAATTACAACCAATAGGAGAACCAATGGGCGTTAATAACAGTATAGACCATCCCCTTAACTTTTCACAAGCCTACTGCTCAAATGCATTGGGCCAATTTCCGATGAACTAAGCCAAGcctttttcctttctgtACGCTTTTGCCGATGCACAAtacaatttcaaaaaaattcaaactttggacaatttcaatttcatcacttTGGAAGGGCATGTAAAAGGGGCAAACTTGAAAGGCAACTGAAGCGGTATATATATCTAATCAGCGTGTCAACGAGTTGTCTGTTAGAGCAAATCTGAACTTAAATTAATCTTTCGAAGGACAAACAAGCGTCTTTGTCGAGGGAAAGAAAGTTAATTTATTATAAGGGCAAAGAGAGAGAGCACTCAAATAAAAAACACGAAGAACGTGAATTTAAACAGATAAAAAGCGTTAAGTTTTGAAGTTTAGAGCGTATACAGCGAATAAGAAAGCAAATAACAATCAATATATTTTCCCCCTAGAGAGTCATGTCGTTCAAAGGTTTTACAAAAGCTGTCGCCAGAGCACCCCAGTCTTTTAGGCAAAAACTGAACATGGGTCAGCAGACTGTTGATCCTGTTTATGAGGATGCTGATCGTCGTTTCAAGGAATTGGAATCGGAAACGAAGAAGTTGAGCGATGAGTCAAAGAGATATTTCAATGCCGTGAACGGTATGCTAGAGCATCAAATTGGATTTTCTAAGGCAATGTCGGAAATTTTCAAGCCAATTAGTGGTAAGATGTCCGATCCCAATGCCGCTGTGCCAGAAGACAATCCAGAAGGTATTGAAGCGAGTGAGCAGTACAGTGCAATTGTTTCTGAGTTGCAAGCTACTTTAAAGCCTGATCTAACTCTGATTGACGAGAAAATTGTTAAACCAGCACAAGAGCTTTTGAACATTATTAATTACATTAGAAAGATGTCCACCAAGAGAAACCATAAAAAGCTAGATTTGGATAGGAGCTTGAACACGTACAACAAATATGAACAAAAACAGAATCCAACGCCAAAGGATGAGgagaaaaaatataaagcCGAGGCTCAAGTCGCCGTAATGCAACAAGAATACGACTACTACAACGATATGTTGAAAACTGAATTACCTAtacttttccaattggaaTCAGAGTTCGTGAAACCATTATTTGTTTCATTCTACTACatgcaattgaatatcttcTACACCTTATACAACAGGTTCCAAGACATGAAGATCCCATACTTTGACCTGGATACTGACATCTTGGAGGCATTCCAAGCTAAAAGAGGCAACATTGAAGAGCAAACAGATGCACTAACCATTACTCATTTCAAGCTGGGATACTCGAAGGCCAAACTAGATTTaaccagaagaagatatgGTGCTACTGACGACTCAAGTCCTGGAAGTCCAATGAGCCCACCCGCATACGGCCAAACATACGGTCAGCCTGAACAGCCACAACAGATGGGCTATGACTCAAAACTACAACAGCcgcaacagcaacaacagtATCCAATCGGAGGTGTTGCAGGTGCCGCTGGTATCGCAGGATACAATTCGGTGCCCACCACTGCGACCCAGGCATCATACACTCCTCCCACTAGTGCAGGAGTGGAGACATGTACCGCTTTATACGATTACACGGCCCAAGCCGAAGGTGATTTGACGTTCCCTGCTGGTGCCATAATCCAAGTCGTGGATCGTTCCGATGCAGCAGGATGGTGGGTCGGTGTCTACAATGGCGTCCAAGGTGTATTCCCTGGGAACTACGTCGAACTATCGAAAcaataatgaaaacaaaagaaaactaaTCTCTTGGTCACTTTCCATTCCCTTTCTGCTGTGTATAGactgaacttgaaaaaaataataaagcaaaagaaaagctCTCCTAGCCTGTAGTTACTATATACTCTAACCTTGTTTAATTCAAGAATGCCCCATAGCTTTTAAAGGATACAGAATGCACATCACTATCGACGGAATTGACGATATTTGGTCACCTGGCAATAGTCAGACATTGCTTCATGGAGACGAAAGGGGTTCGTCAGAACCCCTGTCTACATGCCCCTATATTTCTACACATCACCAGTAGCAGAGCCAGCCACTAAAATCACACTGGTTTCCAAGCACACAGCAGGTaagatggaaaagaatTCCATGAGAAAGTACACTAAGCCTTACTGCAGGAACAGAAAGAGATACGTCTCTATATATACTTAAAACCAGCTATGTATTTCAATGCAACAATTAGCTCCCACCATCACAACTGCTCCCACTGCAGTGCACACAACCAGAGCCTGAAAGCCCCCTCCCTTCAAAATACTTTGGATATCACTATCCCACTTCCTCCTTGCACGTCTCTTTCTAGAAGCCCTCTCGATCctttttcagtttttggctcatttttcattgatgaacttTATTTAGTTTCAAACATAATAAAGATAGCCAATCTTAGGAAACGCGAGAATGAAACGGAAAGTTTTAGGACAAGAAAAGCAGAAGTAAGTATTAAAGATAAGAGAAAGAGCCTGGCAAAACATAGCCGAGACCGTATTTTAGCCAAGTTATTATCTCAGTACTAGTGCTCTTTATCTAGTATTGTAGCTCCAGGGTTCTAATTTTCTGATTTTTATATTTCCTTGGAAtcccattttttttttcttctttattttccaGTACTGGTTCTCTTTCTGATTTTCGAACGTTTTTAAAGGGCCAAATAACAGAAACTGAGGAACTGATatattgagaaagaaggaCTAGTAAAGCACATCACCAAGAGATATAAACTGGCTGCATTATCATATTCAGAGACTAAAGTGTGAGAAGGAACCAAATAGAGACGCATAGAGAGAGTGATAGTAACGTAACTGCGCTGACTGGAGCTTTTATATTTAGGTtaccaaaaaaagaaaaaaaattaataataGCAGTTGCGAACAGAGGAGCAAAGTCGGTTTAAAGTGTAAGGATCCAATATCTTTTACCATTGGTACCGGCATTCAAGTTTACATTGTTCACAGGTGTCAGACgtattttgaatattggAAACGAACCGTAAATTGGCACATCAGGGATTTACTGTTACACGCGTCAAACAGGGCTTCCTATGTCGAGTTTGGGTAATCCTAGTGCGGCAGATGGCTTTAGCCATTCGCAATCACCATCTAAGAATCAGTTAACGAACTGGTGGAGGCAGTTCAGAAATAATCCGAAATCCGTGTCTTCAGAGACGTTAAGCGAAAATAGAAGGAAAGGTAATGGATCTTCTGTTTCGCGAACGAACGGGCATGGCAGCATTCCTGCCTTCAGGGACCCAAGCGATGAAGATTTTAAAGAGTATAGAGACGCATTTTTGAACCAACGACATGGGTTCTCGGGTCAAGTCTTCAACGTTCCTTTGTCCCAATCTTTATCAGTAGCAAGTGCTGAAGTTATAGTGCAAACTGAACTATCAAGTTTTGGTAGGATTCCCATAGTTGTTGCTAAATGTGGTGCATATTTGAAACAGCAAGGTTTGGAAACTTCGGGTATATTCCGTATCGCTGGTAACACCAAgagaatcaaagaattacaGTACATTTTTTCCACTCCACCTAACTACGGGGCTAAATTCAGCAATTGGGACGAGTTCACAGTTCACGATGTTGCTTCGTTACTAAGAAGATTCTTAAACCATTTACAAGAACCGTTGATACCGTTAGCGCTGTATGATTCTTTTAGAAAACCGTTAATTGATAGACCAAGGATAATACAGCACTTAAAGAAAGCATCAAATGATGGATCATCACAACAGAGTGACGAAGCAGATGATCCAGAACCGAGAGAAGTGGAAGATTACGATGTGCAAGAAGGTGCAGAGATTAATTCTGCTGCTAAAGAACTGAAAAGACAGAAAAGACAAAGGtcaaagaaaaggttgGCTAAGGATATTAAAAATGCTATCAAGGATTACGATCAGCTGTTTGAGCTGTTGCCAGACGATCCTCGTCAACTATTTATCTATCTCCTTGATTTACTCAGTTTGTTTGCTCAACAGTCGGACAAGAATCTAATGACAAGTGCCAACTTGGCAGCTATCTTTCAACCCTCTATGATATCTCATCCTGATCATGATATGGATCCCAGGGAATACGAAATTTCCAGGTTAGTGGtggaatttcttttatGTTACTCTTATAAAATTCTTCCACATCtcttgaaattaaagaaaaggaaaccaCAATCCATCACAATAATTTCTGATAAAGAGAAACCGTCTCCTTCGCCGGACTGCGATGAAGATGTAGAACCTAGTAAAGAGAATGTGGATTCTACCATTGTCGTTCCAGTGACTCCAGTAGATACTACTAAATTCAATGAGTCTGACATCGGTGTTCTAACCCCACCTGATCCACATTACCTGGAGGTTCCAAAGACAAGGCCGTattccaaatcattaaGCAGTGCCAATGCACCTTCTGATATGATAGCATCAAGGCGCCATTCCAAAATACCCTTTTTAAACAAGCTATTTGTTAGTGATACAGAAGATGAGTATGATAGTAGTTCAAGACCATCTTCGCCTATGCTGCGCAAGACGGGCAGCACAAATAGTGCAAAAATGTTACAACTGCCTTCAATAGTGGGCATAAGTAAAGATGATTTCCCAACCTCAAAGACAGACAGCGACTTCGAAGATGGCCAAGAGGAACGTCAACCAAGATCCAAAAAACGAGAATCTTGGTTGCAAAGACTAAAAAGTCATTCAAGATCATCTATTCGAGAATAACCTGATATACCGTAATGTTTGTCACAcaatatttcaactttgGCAAATGGGCATATAACTGTTTTCTCATCTATGATAATGGTTgaattcttctttatttttcagttttggTTTTCTGGCAGTTGTAATCATTGTTTGTACTTTCCTCATCATATTTGCCATATGTTACTACGTAATAAAACTCCAAAAAATGTTGTACTATTATAATTACAGTTCTTTAATGTGcgtttatatatatatatatatccaTCACTGTAAAACAGATATCTATAGATATGGAAGACTAGCGATGCTCAATTAATCGAGCAGGATAagatcatcttcatcagattGTGATGCATTCAACTTGGGTGTCTTTGTTGGTGGAGATGGAATactatttgaaagatgcctcttcaaattattcCTTTCATCCTCGGCAGGCTCATCATCTACTATCAGGGTTTCGATGGCTTGAATATGGTCTTCAGTTCTATCTTGGTCTGCATCGACAGCTGTTTGTTCATCCTCTGCATTCTCATAAGGGGAATGATAAGTGTATGTATCTCTTGGTAGATTTGGTAACTGAAGGTCTTCCCCGCTATTTTCTGGTACAAATTCCAAGTAGAACTCAATTGACTGCCTTAATTGAGCACCATCTTCCATTTCCTCGTCTttataaagaagaaaagtaCCAGTTCTGAAGTTGAATCTTGAAAGCTTCCGGCATTctaaatcatcaaaatcaaaatcgTACAATAAGCTGTTAGTATTAGTATCGAGAACGGAGTATTCACCAGTGAACtcatattttgaaatgattTTCTGATTAAGATCGTACAAAGACATGTGCTCAACAATTGCCTTTGGTATTTTCAGTACGGCTCTTTGAATGTTAGAAGATACTGAACAATGAGGATTCTTGGGTGCGAGAGTTGGATTCGATAGATACCTATTTGTGGTGATATTACTTGCCCTTGCCGTAAATGCCATTGGAATTTCTAAAGGATTATTTGATACGTTACTCAACAAGTTTAGAACACGTAAAGaaaccaatgaagaaagaCCGGCGATGATCGCGTTTGTAGTGGCAATGGCAGGAATAATGTTACCAGCCATTTGTTTAATATCAAAGACAGATTTAGGTGCAATGTGGAAGATGTAAGATCTGATATTCGCGGCACAAGCTACAAACAATAAGGTATCGTCATCATCCTTATCGAATTCTATGAATGGTTCCTGCCTTAATCTCAACATCAATGTCTTCGTAACTTCGATAAACTTATCTACATTTTCTTGCAATGTCCATACCTGAGCTAGATCTGTTGGGATATTATCAGATGGTAGTAAAGCACCTAAAGGTGTTGGTTTCACTCTCgttttccaaagattttCAATCTTTAGAAGtttattgatatcatcgacgaacaatttctttaaaatATCTGTGATTTTCGTCTCATCGCCGGACTTGACTAACTGCTGGAGAGCATGTAATTCGTTAGTCTCCTCTTTGATGCGGgcgatttcttctttatcatcaGTACCTAAATCTTGATCATTTACGGTCTCTTCTGAGGATTCTGCAAAAAGTTGGCCAAATAGGAAATTCTTGGCCCAAACCACACAGTGGATTGGCTGTGATGGCGTGGATCTAATGGTACAGACCGGGAACGTAGTTGGTGTCTCCTTAGTGGTGCAATCAAAGCATTCAGTGACACTTGGGAAGATTGGCTGTATGTATCCATCGAATCCCGAAGTCCCAGATTCGATCAAAGGTTTATTAGTGAACTGACACATCTTATTGACGTATCTTCTTGCCGCTAGATTGTCCAATGCATTGTATATAATCGAAAACTGATCAAACCACGAAAGTGGGAACTTTTCTGTATCCATGATATTATTCTGATATGAAACTAGTTTAGAGTTGCTGAACCTTTGAACTGCTTTCATTGCAGTATTACTTTTAGGTTGTTTAATATCTCTCTTCCTAAATAAAAACTGTCTGTTCAAATTCGATAAATCAATAGTGTCCAAATCAACGATATGGATTTCACCTATTTccaacaaaatcaaatccTTCAAAAGCTCACAGCCAATTCCACCTGCGCCAACAAGTAACACCTTCATATCGCGCAGcttttcaaagctttctTTACCTATGCATTTTACCAAATTCGTCTCTCTTGCCATCGTGAATATATGCCAAACAATTGGTTGAGCTCTAAGTCTTTAGCTAAAAACTTTAAATGGTTATCAatggaaaatatcaacaatttgATGTTTCAAATGGTAAGCTGAGTatacttttttccttttaaaGGGTAGTTGTCCAAACAAGTAATGTTGCACTCTTTAAAGGAAGGTTCATAATATTCAATGGATGGCCAGCTACTATTTTTCAACGATACAATGAAAACAGcagagaaaaaaaacacagTCACGTGCAAATAATTTTCACATCACATGACTGAAACCGAGGCCGTGTTCGGAGTTACCCTCCGTGAACCATCATCCTTTTCTCGGTCCCGAAACGATTTCCATGACGAGATGTTTTCCAATTCGCTGCACTACTTCGAGCCTATGTGTGCTCAGTTAATGTTGATGCATATGGGAAATTACATTAAGTATCTGAGAAATATAAATcgaatatatatatatcctAAAATAAAGGATTTCAGAATACCTGTCGATTTCTGCAATTGAACACGGATAAATATAAGCTCGTTTTCTCGAGGTAAGGTTCTGTCTTTCCGACTGTTGAGTGATACAAAAGCAGATAAAAGGGTGTATATATACCAGTGTTATTTTGtggttttcattttttccaattaATCGTTTATCTTCTAGAGTAAGATTAAACAGAGAATCAACGTAACGACGAACTGAAATAACTCAATTCGTATCTTCAAGTCAAAACGAACGTAACCCGTCACTGATTTGACACAATATCAACGAAATTCGTCAGACACATATTTTTGGgatttcattatttctcTCCGTTCTCCTCAACAATCATACTATAAAGACATGTTCAGACAATCAATTGTGAAGCAATCGTGTAGATTTTTGGCTACCAAGAAACAACCAAGTATCGGTAGATACACCGGTAAGCCAAACCCAAAGACTGGTAAGTACACTGTTTCCTTCATTGAAGGTGATGGTGTTGGTCCAGAAATTTCCAAATCCGTTAAGGCGATCTTTTCCGCAGCCAAGGTTCCTATTGAATGGGAAAGTTGTGATGTGAGTCCAATTTTCGTTAACGGATTAACTACTATTCCAGATCCAG
Coding sequences within:
- the MUS81 gene encoding Mus81p (similar to uniprot|Q04149 Saccharomyces cerevisiae YDR386W MUS81 Helix-hairpin-helix protein involved in DNA repair and replication fork stability functions as an endonuclease in complex with Mms4p interacts with Rad54p), whose protein sequence is MSIPSDAKQLYAEFLQQEVNQSTSAHQEKLVMVLNRALFALKNYPDPIYHPKDLLKVKGIGQTTMNKLSKRLKTYCEENGYSFPEESSSTDNTQSTQNDSNPSNTQKTRVRTLEPEENESQGTRKRRKKKYIPRNRSGGYGILLGLLELGCDKDGTACTRRQLIAVASKYCDQSYEKNPSTKEFYSAWSAIKSLKTNDLVIEQGRPSQFSLTEAGTILADSLKTANNIEFDVSSVYERRLNRGNTQNSFTNDEHDHTVNFSGLMNHANMSINESANSSRLFLDATANSSRIEQNEEPEVSAEISTPIPKQKVSKGRWKGVKYELWKPDSYDIILHIDHREVRSKEDRGFFARKLLQRGIETESSSLTVGDMIWLAKHKQSGQQCALDFIVERKRLDDLVISIRDNRFSEQKNRLQKTGCKHIFYLVEETTGYNVSDSADMMKTSIWTTVIYNDFHIKRTRNADTTVQWLTDMSLIIKELYSRKSLVVINHDHITNQSIYLTSLKMFRTEFERNKEIECCHNYESMQSAMVKTNLMTVKELYLRALMSVKGISLEKALMIQSRYPTFKTLLKAYRRCAAEADAKTLIQNELKDAPGNRKIGKSLSHTLWETFGKL
- the CIN10 gene encoding Cin10p (similar to uniprot|Q04162 Saccharomyces cerevisiae YDR387C Hypothetical ORF), with protein sequence MVDDIVRSSSPQRDSSVEDVYSDLYSTFSQMTTTTANDIEQRPYPFTWRTGIMFVSSTIGGMLFGYDTGVISGVLIAMNPKDLNFHSLEIWQKEIITSITCAGSFIGSIIAFPLADRCGRKHTLTVCCIIFAASSMLMAVSYTFEMLVTGRLVVGIAVGIAAQCIPIYLTEISPAKIRGTMLTLNSISITGGQFAAYVIAYFMIDNDHPQSTAAWRYLFALGSIPAIVFLLTLDFIPESPRWLLSKSRLVEAELALHKVYPAATVPEIRHKLRKLTSDLNKLRYHNDETDPLLFPVNKRRSVASTRTGRSSLGATYYNEQLGKKRHRWEGKSKRALIIGCVLMFFQQTSGFNAFMYYSATIFEQVGFTNPLVPAIIVAFTNFSFTLLAMKLIDTMGKRTLLLMTIWIMTVGLLLCSVGFELNNLALLVVSVIVYVGAYATGMGVVPWSSVEFLPLNRRAVGGSMISCTNWLTNSVLSLTYLTITDRIGNENTMLLFALFTIFNWLFVYIWYPEVKGLSLEEIGQVFENGVDVHFIYRNYH
- the RVS167 gene encoding amphiphysin (similar to uniprot|P39743 Saccharomyces cerevisiae YDR388W RVS167 BAR adaptor protein subunit of a complex (Rvs161p-Rvs167p) that regulates actin endocytosis and viability following starvation or osmotic stress), with protein sequence MSFKGFTKAVARAPQSFRQKLNMGQQTVDPVYEDADRRFKELESETKKLSDESKRYFNAVNGMLEHQIGFSKAMSEIFKPISGKMSDPNAAVPEDNPEGIEASEQYSAIVSELQATLKPDLTLIDEKIVKPAQELLNIINYIRKMSTKRNHKKLDLDRSLNTYNKYEQKQNPTPKDEEKKYKAEAQVAVMQQEYDYYNDMLKTELPILFQLESEFVKPLFVSFYYMQLNIFYTLYNRFQDMKIPYFDLDTDILEAFQAKRGNIEEQTDALTITHFKLGYSKAKLDLTRRRYGATDDSSPGSPMSPPAYGQTYGQPEQPQQMGYDSKLQQPQQQQQYPIGGVAGAAGIAGYNSVPTTATQASYTPPTSAGVETCTALYDYTAQAEGDLTFPAGAIIQVVDRSDAAGWWVGVYNGVQGVFPGNYVELSKQ
- a CDS encoding Rho GTPase-activating protein (similar to uniprot|P17121 Saccharomyces cerevisiae YDR389W SAC7 and similar to uniprot|Q12128 Saccharomyces cerevisiae YOR134W BAG7 GTPase activating proteins) is translated as MSSLGNPSAADGFSHSQSPSKNQLTNWWRQFRNNPKSVSSETLSENRRKGNGSSVSRTNGHGSIPAFRDPSDEDFKEYRDAFLNQRHGFSGQVFNVPLSQSLSVASAEVIVQTELSSFGRIPIVVAKCGAYLKQQGLETSGIFRIAGNTKRIKELQYIFSTPPNYGAKFSNWDEFTVHDVASLLRRFLNHLQEPLIPLALYDSFRKPLIDRPRIIQHLKKASNDGSSQQSDEADDPEPREVEDYDVQEGAEINSAAKELKRQKRQRSKKRLAKDIKNAIKDYDQLFELLPDDPRQLFIYLLDLLSLFAQQSDKNLMTSANLAAIFQPSMISHPDHDMDPREYEISRLVVEFLLCYSYKILPHLLKLKKRKPQSITIISDKEKPSPSPDCDEDVEPSKENVDSTIVVPVTPVDTTKFNESDIGVLTPPDPHYLEVPKTRPYSKSLSSANAPSDMIASRRHSKIPFLNKLFVSDTEDEYDSSSRPSSPMLRKTGSTNSAKMLQLPSIVGISKDDFPTSKTDSDFEDGQEERQPRSKKRESWLQRLKSHSRSSIRE